ATTGGTGGGGGAGACGGCACGTACGCGCCGCAGCGCCGGTACGTACGCCCACACGGAATCGCGCTTGTCCGGATCGCGGTAGCGCCAGGTCAGGGCGGCGGTCCCGTTCAGATCGGCCGGCTGCACCGTCGTCGCCAGGAACTGCGCCAGCAAGTCGTCGGGATTGCGCGCTGGGATGTAGTCCCGCGGCTGGCCCTGGTAGTAGAGGTAGTACACATCCTGAGTCGCGGTCCGTTCCACGCCGCTTCCGGAGACCCAATCCACCTCGACGTAGTTATGGAGATTGCCATTGTTCCACCAGCTGAAATAGAGATTCCACAGGATCTTGATGCCCGCTTGTGGATCGTCAGCGCCCACCGTGGGAAACGGGAAGCCGCAAATGTAGTCCGGGCGCTGGCCCGTGGCCTTGTCCACGATGCTGCCTTTGGCATCGAGGACAAGATGCTCGGGATTGCGTTGCGAGCTTTCCACGAACGCCTTACTCCACCGTTGCAGGCCGTTCTTCCACTCGACGACCGGGTTGGCAAACTCACCGCGCTCGTAATGGCGGAGGATTTCCGGCGGCAGCAGATCCTTCGCTAGCTGCCAGTTCTTCTCGGAAAGCACGTCGCCCGGCTTGAGTTCCTGGGCCTGGGCCACGCCGGTCAGTAGCAGCATCATGGTGAAGGCGATGATCGTCGCCTTGCCCTTCATGTGTCCCCCTTTCAGGTCCGGTGAACCGACCTCTCTCTGCCACGGGATCAGCATGCGTACAATGTGAACTCGCCCGCCTGAGAGGCGCGCCGCATCATCCGCTGATCCCCAGAATGCGTTGTGCGTTCTGGTAGTAGATCTTGTCCATAATGGCGGGCGGGTACTTCTCCGCCTCGTAGTCGGCGAACAGGCGCTGGTGCGAAATCAGCGGATAATCGCTTCCGAACATCACCTTGTCCTGCAGGCGGCCGCGGATCTCCCGCTTGAGCGATTCGGGGAAGTACTTTGGCGACCAGCCGGACAGCTCCTGAAACACGTTTCCTTTGTGCAGCAGGACGGCGATCATCTCCTCTTGCCACGGCCAGGCCGGGTGACAGGCGACGATCGTCAGGTTCGGGAAGTCGGCGGCGACGTCGTCGATGTACGGGATGGGCTGCGTGTGCTTGAGTTTGATGCCCATGCCGCCGGGCATGCCGGCGGCCAGGCCGGTGAAACCCGTGTGAAACTGCACCGGCGCCTTCAAAGCGACGCAGGCTTCGTAAAGCGGGTAGAAGCGGCGGTCATTCGGGAAGAAGCCCTGGGCGGTTTGCTGGAACTTGAGCCCGATGAGGCCCAGATCCTTCACGGCGTGCTCCAGTTCCTTGACCGCCATCTCGCCCTTCCACGGATCGATCATCGCCCAACCGCCGACGAAGGCTTCAGGGTAGTCTTTCACGACCTTGGCGATGTAGTCGTTCGAGGTGCGCGGCATGCCAGTGTTGGATTCGGCATCCCAGGCGACAATCATGCCTTTCACGCCGGCATCGACAAAGTCCTTGGCCATCTCGGCCTCGGTCTTGATCGTGACTTTGAAGCGGTAATGCTTCTCCAGCGCTTCGTTGTACTTCGCCATGCTGTCGGCCCAAGGCTTGGTGCTGATGTGTGCGTGGACGTCCAGAACGGTCATGAAAGCCTCCTCATCAGTTCGTGTTCGGCTCCGCTGGGGGACCATAGGCAACTTGGCCCCTCGGAAGCAATGCGCGCAAGCGACAGCAGTCGGCCGCGCCCGTGGGGGCGGAGCTATTGACTACGCCATGAACCCGGTGCAGTTGGAACAGCCGATCATCAGTCTTCCAGCCGTTCAGTTGGTGGTCGCCGATATGGTAGGGAATATGGAGTTGATGCGCAGCTTTACGAGGCACATCGGAGGCCGTCGCTGAGGAGAGATATGGAACACAACGCCGCTGACCACCGGCTCACGGCGGATCTACGGACCGCGATCCGCGAGATTCCGGATTTCCCAAAAGAGGGAATCCGCTTTTATGACATCACCACGCTGCTCAAGGATGCCAGCTGTTTTCAGAGGGCCATCGACGCACTGGCGAACCCGCACATCGGCCAGCCGATCGACTATATCGTCGGCATCGATGCGCGTGGCTTCATTTTAGGCGCCGCGATGGCCTACAAACTCTGTAAGGGGTTGGTGCTGGTGCGGAAGAAGGGTAAACTGCCGGCCCGCACCCGTTCGGCAAGCTACGCGCTGGAGTACGGGATCGATGAAGTGGAAATGCACCACGACGCGCTGCCGCCCGGGTCGCGCGTCGTCATTGTGGACGATCTCCTGGCCACCGGCGGCACCGCCGCCGCCGCGGTACAGCTCGTACACGACTCGGGTGCCCAGCTGGTGGAGTGCGCCTTTTTGGTGGAGCTGGAGTCGCTGGGCGGACGCAAACGTCTCCAGGGCTGTCAGGTTGTTTCCCTGGTGCGGTACCCCTGAGGCGCCTATGCTGCACGCAGCAATGAAGCGCAGCGGAAAGGAATGGAGATAAATGGCAGCCCGTCACCTGTTCACGTCGGAGTCCGTCACTGAAGGTCATCCCGACAAAGTCGCGGATCAGATCTCCGATGCCGTGCTCGATGCATTTCTCGCCGAAGACCCGCACTCCCGGGTGGCCTGTGAAACGCTGGTCTCAACCAACTTGGCGATGATCGCGGGCGAAATCACCTCATCGGCACGCGTCGATGTGGCGGCCGTCGCGCGCGACACCATCCGCGGCATCGGCTACACCGACCATGACATCGGATTCGATTGCGACTACGCCAACGTCTTGATCAGCCTCAAGCGGCAGTCCCCGGACATCGCGCGCGGCGTCGACCGCGGCGGCGACGATCAGGGGGCCGGAGACCAGGGCCTGATGTTCGGTTTCGCCTGCGCCGACACACCCGAGCTGATGCCGATGCCGATCTCCCTGGCCCACCGGCTCACACGCCGCCTGGCCGAAGTGCGGAAGCAGGGCATCCTCAACTTCCTGCGGCCCGACGGGAAATCGCAGGTGACGATCGAGTATCGCGACCGCCAACCGTTCCGGGTGGATTCGGTCGTGGTGTCGGCGCACCACCGCGAGGACGTTACGGATGCCCGGCTGCGTGAAGGCATCGAGACCGATGTGGTCCGCGCCGTCGTTCCCAGCGAGCTCATGGATCGCCACACGCGTATCCTCGTCAATCCCACCGGCCGCTTCGTGGTCGGCGGACCGCTGGCAGATGTGGGACTCACGGGCCGCAAGATCATCGTCGACAGCTACGGCGGGCACGGCAGCCACGGCGGCGGCGCTTTCTCGGGCAAGGATCCGTCGAAGGTCGATCGCAGCGCTTCGTACATGGCTCGCTACGTCGCCAAACAGATCGTTGCCGCCGACCTGGCGCAGCGCTGCGAACTCCAGATCGCCTACGCCATCGGCGTCGCCGACCCGATGTCGATCATGGTGGACACCAAAGGCACCGGGCGGGTGCCGGACGAGCACTTGGCCGAGTTGGTCGAGCGGACGTTTTCCCTGCGCCCCGCCGCCATCATCCGCCAGCTCGATCTGCTGCGGCCCATCTACCGGAAGACCGCAAGCTACGGCCACTTCGGACGCAACGAGCCGGAATTCACCTGGGAACGCACGGACCGAGCCGGAGAACTGCGGCGCGCGGCGGGGATGTGAACCACGGACGTTCTTGGTGTCTGCGGGCGGGCATAGGGGCGCAGCATGCTGCGCCCCTACAGGTGGGCGTCACACTTTCGCGCCGCCGGTTCGATCGAGGGCGTTTGTCGAGAAGCGAGAGCGAGAAGAAGGAGAGCTGAGATGGACTGGGGAATGCAGCATCGTCTAGCGAACATCATCCCGCCGGATACCGGCCGCGCCGTTATGCTGGCTGTCGATCACGGCTACTTTCTCGGCCCAACCAGCGGACTGGAGGATCCGCGGAAGACAGTCGCTCCGCTATTGCCGTACGCGGACTCCCTGATGCTCACCCGCGGCGTGCTGCGGCAGTGTGTCGATCCGGCCAGCCGCATCCCGGTCGTGCTGCGCGTCTCCGGAGGCACCAGCATCCTGAGCGAGCTGTCGAACGAAGACCTCACCGTCTCGATTGAAGATGCCCTGCGCTTGAATGTATCGGCGGTGGCCCTGTCGATCTTCGTCGGCACCGAGAACGAGCGGCGCACCTTGGCCAATCTCGCCAAGCTCGTCGACCTGGGCGAACAATACGGTATCCCGGTCCTGGCGGTCACCGCGGTGGGCAAAGACATGCAGCGCGACGCCCGCTACCTGAGCCTCTGCTGCCGCATCGCCGCGGAACTCGGGGCGCGCCTCGTCAAGACGTACTACTGTGAGGGCTTCGAAGAGGTTGTCGGCGGCTGTCCGGTGCCGATCGTGATCGCCGGTGGGAAGAAGATCGAGGAACGCGAGGCACTGCAGCTGGCCCAAGACGCCGTGTCGCACGGCGCGGTCGGGGTCGACATGGGGCGGAACATTTTCCAGTCGGGCAATCCGGTCGGCATGATCCGCGCGGTGCGTCAGGTCGTGCACGAGAACAAGACACCGGATGAGGCCTTCCGCTTCCTCACCGGACTGCGGAGCGCTGCCGCCTGAGACGGCAATGCCGTTGTGCGTCTTCATTGGCCACGATGCTCCGGACGGGTGCTTCGAAGTGAGCTGCTTGGCGCGGGCGTTTCCTCGGTGACGCATGCGTAGCCGCTGGAACGAGGCCGAAGCCGCCGCGGCCGTCGAGCGTTGGGTGGTCCCGTATGGGCAGGATCTGGCGCTCCGTGTCTATACGTCGCGCCTCATCGGTGCCGACCCCAGCCTGGTGTTACACGGCGGCGGCAATACCTCGCTCAAGACACCGGTCAAGACGGTCTTCGGCGACGAGATCACCGCGTTGTTTGTCAAAGGATCGGGATGTGACCTGCAGGCGATTGAGCCGGCGGGCTTTACCGCCCTGCAACTCGCCCCGTTGGCGCGGCTACGGCAGCTGGACGATCTGTCGGAAGCGGGAATGATCAGCCAGCTCCGCCTCAGTCAACTCGACGCTTCGGCCCCCTCGCCGTCGGTAGAGACGCTCCTGCACGCCTTCTTGCCCTATCGCTACATCGATCATTCGCATGCCAACGTGGTGCTGTGCCTCAGCAATCAGCCGGCAGGCGACAGGTTGCTGCGGGAGGCGGTCGGCGAGCAGGTGATTGTTCTGCCCTACATCACGCCGGGATTTCCTCTCGCCAAAGAAGTGGCACGTGTCGTCGAACAGCAACCGGCGGCGCGCGGCATCATCGTAGCGAAGCATGGGCTCTTCACCTTCGCTGATGATGCGCGCACGGCGTACGAGCGTCACATCGAGGCTGTGGACGCGTGCGAGAGGTTTCTTGCCGCCCGCCAGCCGAAGCGGCTGTTCACGCCGCGCTACACCGTCGAGGCCCGGCCCGCCGACCTGGCGGCGCAGGCAGCCCCGATCCTGCGAGGACTCCTGGCCGAGCGCACCGAGAGCGAAGACATTCAGTATCGCCGGTTGCTGCTCGATTGGCGAGCCGATGATGAGGTGCTGGCGTTTGTGAACAGCGCCCAAGCCACCACGCTCGCCTCAACCGGACCGCTCACGCCCGACCACGTGATTCGCACCAAGCCCTTTGCACTGCACGTCGCCAGCCCGATCTGGGACGACGCGCCACGGCTGCGTCAGCAGTTGGCCGAGGCGGTGGCGGAATTCGTCAGGCGGTACGAGGCGTACGTCAGCCAACACACCGATGGCACAGGCAATACGAAGTCCGACCCGTTCCCGCGGGTTGTGTTTCTGCCTGGGGCGGGAGTGTTTTGCTTCGGCAGGACGAAGACGGAGGCGCGCATCGCCGCCGACATCACCGTCCAGGGTCTGCGCGCCAAGGCGATTGCGCATGCCATGGGCGGCTATGAGTCGGCCTCGACCGAACATCTGTACATGATGGAGCACTGGAGCTTGCAGCGGGCGAAGCTCGGTCGGACAGCGGCGCTGCCGCTGGAACGCCAGGTGGTGTTCATCACCGGCGCCGCCGGCGCCATCGGGTACGGCATTGCCAAGGTATGCGCCGAGGCCGGAGCCCACTTGGTTCTGACCGACATCGACGCGAAACGGTTGGGGCCCGTGGCTGAGAGGATCGAGAAGGCCCACGGGCGCGGGAGCGCGACCGCAATTCCCATGGACGTCACCGATGCCGCCTCGGTGCGCGCGGGGTTCGACGAGGCGTGCCGCGCCTATGGTGGCGTCGATGTCGTCGTCGTCAATGCCGGTATCGCCCACGTCGCTGCGGTGGCGGACCTCTGCGACGCCGATCTCGATCGGGTGATGGCGGTCAATTTCACCGGCGCCTTTCTGACCATCCGGGAGGGCGTTCGGGCACTGCGTGCCCAGGCCCTGGGCGGCAACATCGTCATCAATTCTTCGAAAAACGTGTTCGGGCCTGGGAAAGATTTCGGCGCCTACAGCGCCTCGAAAGCGGCGGCGCATCAACTGGGGAAGGTCGCCGCCATCGAACTGGCGGCAGAGGGTATTCGCGTCAACATGATCAACGCCGACGCTATCTTTGCGGAAGACGACGTCGCATCCGGCCTGTGGGCGACAGTCGGCCCGGACCGCGCCCGCAGCCGCGGCCTGAAGCTGGAAGAATTGCCCGAGTACTACCGCGGCCGCAACCTGCTGCGCGCCCGGGTCACGGCGCGCCACGTGGGTAACGCCGTGGTTTTCTTCGCCAGCAATCGCACCCCAACCACCGGCGCCACGCTGCCGGTCGATGGTGGCGTGGTGGAGGCGTTCCCGCGCTAGAGGTCAAATCCGGAAGATCTCGTAGCAGCGGCTCTCGCCGTCGCTGCGGGTCACCCGCACGGTGATGACGCCGTCACTGTCGCAAGAGTAGGTCTCGCAGATGCGCTGATCTCCCAGGTCGTCGCGGCCGCCGATCTCGGCAGGCGTCAGTCTGCACTCGATCGGAATCCCCGGATCGTAGGGAAAGAGCACATCGGACCACGAGCGCACCCCCGCCCCCGGCCGCCCCGCTGCATCGACTCCGGCGCATTCGAAGTAACGCAGGTGGCCGATGTTGTGTCTGGGGACATACTCCACCTTGCGCTCCAGCGGTGCACCTCCATAGGCCGGGAGCCGGGTGCCCGCAGAAAAAATCGGCGCGAAGTACTCCCGCCTGCCATGATCGGCCAGACGCAGGACACCGAAGTGCCGTGACAGCATGTCGTGCAGGGTCAGACGCTCGGCGCTATGGATGGCCGCGCCCATCGCCGTTGCGGTAAACGGTTTGTCCGTCATCACCAGCCGCGCCTGTGGAAAGCGGGCGGCGATCATTTCCGCAACCAGCGGCAACTTGGATGAGCCGCCCACCAGATAGATGCCATCGAGGGTCTCCGGATCCACCCCCGCCGCGCGCGCCGCGGCGCTCTCCACCAGCGCCCACAGCTTGTCGACCGCCGGGGCAAGCACCGCCCGCAGTCGGGCGAAATAGTCTGCCACTCGGATGGTGCAGGTTTCGCCCTTCAGACCGATGTCGGACGGGATGAGGGCCAGGGTGCGCACCGAACCCGAGGAGATGCTTTCCTTCTGCTGGCAGGCATGCCGCAGCAGCTGCTCACGCTGCAGGCGTGAGAGCGCGTCGAAGTCCAGCCGCATTTTCTCGGCAAACAGGCGCGCCAAGGTACGGTCCAGATCATCGCCGCCGAGTTCCTCGATCCCCGCCGCATCGATGACGGTGAATACGCCGCCGGCGATTTTCACCAGTGAGCAGTCGAAGGTCCCGCCGCCGAAGTCGAAGATGACGACCGCCGCCGACAGCTTCCGTGCCGCCGTGCGGTTGCCGTGCACGACGCGGTCGGCGAACTCAATCGCCGCCGCCGTCGGCTCGTTGAGCGTGCCGATCACCTCGAACCCGGCCTCTTTGAATGCCTGACGCGTGATGTGGCGTTGCGCGCCGTTGGCGTTGGCCGGCCAGGTGATCACCGCCTGTAACGGCTCGGCAGGGAAGAGGCCGGAGCGCTCCACCGACTGGCGCAGTGCCACGGCAAATCCCCGCAACACCTCGGCCGTGTCAAAGCCGTCCGGATGCACATCGAGACCGATGCGTCCGCCGCCGACATAGTCCCGCAACAACCGCTTGATGGAACGGATGAGGCTGTAGCGCCGGTCCGCGCCCGACTGTGCCAGGCAGCGCTCGGCGTCCGGGCCATACAAGAACCGGCCGGTGTCGTGGTCGTACGCCAGCAGCGATGGGAAGACATCCCGGACCACGCGGCCGATGGCCGTCTCGACCACGTGAGGAATGACCGGGTAGCGGCCGCGATCACTGCAGACCACGACCGTGTTGGTCGTCCCGAAATCGACTCCCAGCCGCGCCATGCTCACACCCTCCGGTTTACCGCCACCGCGGCTTTGCTCACCACCATCCCCCTCGCCGTGCGATAGCCTGGCCGCAGCGTTTCGAGAATCACAC
This genomic window from Candidatus Binatia bacterium contains:
- a CDS encoding bifunctional aldolase/short-chain dehydrogenase, giving the protein MRSRWNEAEAAAAVERWVVPYGQDLALRVYTSRLIGADPSLVLHGGGNTSLKTPVKTVFGDEITALFVKGSGCDLQAIEPAGFTALQLAPLARLRQLDDLSEAGMISQLRLSQLDASAPSPSVETLLHAFLPYRYIDHSHANVVLCLSNQPAGDRLLREAVGEQVIVLPYITPGFPLAKEVARVVEQQPAARGIIVAKHGLFTFADDARTAYERHIEAVDACERFLAARQPKRLFTPRYTVEARPADLAAQAAPILRGLLAERTESEDIQYRRLLLDWRADDEVLAFVNSAQATTLASTGPLTPDHVIRTKPFALHVASPIWDDAPRLRQQLAEAVAEFVRRYEAYVSQHTDGTGNTKSDPFPRVVFLPGAGVFCFGRTKTEARIAADITVQGLRAKAIAHAMGGYESASTEHLYMMEHWSLQRAKLGRTAALPLERQVVFITGAAGAIGYGIAKVCAEAGAHLVLTDIDAKRLGPVAERIEKAHGRGSATAIPMDVTDAASVRAGFDEACRAYGGVDVVVVNAGIAHVAAVADLCDADLDRVMAVNFTGAFLTIREGVRALRAQALGGNIVINSSKNVFGPGKDFGAYSASKAAAHQLGKVAAIELAAEGIRVNMINADAIFAEDDVASGLWATVGPDRARSRGLKLEELPEYYRGRNLLRARVTARHVGNAVVFFASNRTPTTGATLPVDGGVVEAFPR
- a CDS encoding Hsp70 family protein, with amino-acid sequence MARLGVDFGTTNTVVVCSDRGRYPVIPHVVETAIGRVVRDVFPSLLAYDHDTGRFLYGPDAERCLAQSGADRRYSLIRSIKRLLRDYVGGGRIGLDVHPDGFDTAEVLRGFAVALRQSVERSGLFPAEPLQAVITWPANANGAQRHITRQAFKEAGFEVIGTLNEPTAAAIEFADRVVHGNRTAARKLSAAVVIFDFGGGTFDCSLVKIAGGVFTVIDAAGIEELGGDDLDRTLARLFAEKMRLDFDALSRLQREQLLRHACQQKESISSGSVRTLALIPSDIGLKGETCTIRVADYFARLRAVLAPAVDKLWALVESAAARAAGVDPETLDGIYLVGGSSKLPLVAEMIAARFPQARLVMTDKPFTATAMGAAIHSAERLTLHDMLSRHFGVLRLADHGRREYFAPIFSAGTRLPAYGGAPLERKVEYVPRHNIGHLRYFECAGVDAAGRPGAGVRSWSDVLFPYDPGIPIECRLTPAEIGGRDDLGDQRICETYSCDSDGVITVRVTRSDGESRCYEIFRI
- a CDS encoding DUF1329 domain-containing protein translates to MKGKATIIAFTMMLLLTGVAQAQELKPGDVLSEKNWQLAKDLLPPEILRHYERGEFANPVVEWKNGLQRWSKAFVESSQRNPEHLVLDAKGSIVDKATGQRPDYICGFPFPTVGADDPQAGIKILWNLYFSWWNNGNLHNYVEVDWVSGSGVERTATQDVYYLYYQGQPRDYIPARNPDDLLAQFLATTVQPADLNGTAALTWRYRDPDKRDSVWAYVPALRRVRAVSPTNRSDGFLGSDMSQDDGPFFDGKPEDFTWRFVGEQEGLRVVDRFSFDGIQHRFPLPGGGWRGLFKKIPMVGFQDPNWKGSPWAPLNFALARRRLWIIEGVPKDSYYLFGKIQLYIDKETYQGAYNRKFDWNGNLVNTYTVFADLNGTSGQAGDDDYYGAGSTVYQGAENHKLNRATVITAPLGHGDPPNDRRLRLDPQFFVSQALVRFGK
- a CDS encoding adenine phosphoribosyltransferase; the protein is MEHNAADHRLTADLRTAIREIPDFPKEGIRFYDITTLLKDASCFQRAIDALANPHIGQPIDYIVGIDARGFILGAAMAYKLCKGLVLVRKKGKLPARTRSASYALEYGIDEVEMHHDALPPGSRVVIVDDLLATGGTAAAAVQLVHDSGAQLVECAFLVELESLGGRKRLQGCQVVSLVRYP
- the lsrF gene encoding 3-hydroxy-5-phosphonooxypentane-2,4-dione thiolase; its protein translation is MDWGMQHRLANIIPPDTGRAVMLAVDHGYFLGPTSGLEDPRKTVAPLLPYADSLMLTRGVLRQCVDPASRIPVVLRVSGGTSILSELSNEDLTVSIEDALRLNVSAVALSIFVGTENERRTLANLAKLVDLGEQYGIPVLAVTAVGKDMQRDARYLSLCCRIAAELGARLVKTYYCEGFEEVVGGCPVPIVIAGGKKIEEREALQLAQDAVSHGAVGVDMGRNIFQSGNPVGMIRAVRQVVHENKTPDEAFRFLTGLRSAAA
- the metK gene encoding methionine adenosyltransferase, coding for MAARHLFTSESVTEGHPDKVADQISDAVLDAFLAEDPHSRVACETLVSTNLAMIAGEITSSARVDVAAVARDTIRGIGYTDHDIGFDCDYANVLISLKRQSPDIARGVDRGGDDQGAGDQGLMFGFACADTPELMPMPISLAHRLTRRLAEVRKQGILNFLRPDGKSQVTIEYRDRQPFRVDSVVVSAHHREDVTDARLREGIETDVVRAVVPSELMDRHTRILVNPTGRFVVGGPLADVGLTGRKIIVDSYGGHGSHGGGAFSGKDPSKVDRSASYMARYVAKQIVAADLAQRCELQIAYAIGVADPMSIMVDTKGTGRVPDEHLAELVERTFSLRPAAIIRQLDLLRPIYRKTASYGHFGRNEPEFTWERTDRAGELRRAAGM
- a CDS encoding amidohydrolase family protein; this encodes MTVLDVHAHISTKPWADSMAKYNEALEKHYRFKVTIKTEAEMAKDFVDAGVKGMIVAWDAESNTGMPRTSNDYIAKVVKDYPEAFVGGWAMIDPWKGEMAVKELEHAVKDLGLIGLKFQQTAQGFFPNDRRFYPLYEACVALKAPVQFHTGFTGLAAGMPGGMGIKLKHTQPIPYIDDVAADFPNLTIVACHPAWPWQEEMIAVLLHKGNVFQELSGWSPKYFPESLKREIRGRLQDKVMFGSDYPLISHQRLFADYEAEKYPPAIMDKIYYQNAQRILGISG